Within Dreissena polymorpha isolate Duluth1 chromosome 13, UMN_Dpol_1.0, whole genome shotgun sequence, the genomic segment tagccaaaaatcggtaaccaaccctcaatattctttcaatatatatacaaaaatattaatcgaatagcggggtgggaggtgggacttaccgataacaggtaagtatttaataattaaaatgaattttattttaaaaatttgttttaatgtcataaatactgacctgttatcgtatgcttattttgcagctgcggtgggaaggttcgtatatattttcccaacacagtagaacccataaacagggttatcagctaatgatatcaagtaatcttcgttaaaacggtattaattatgacttctcggacagagtaatatgtctatgtcgtaaagaatacactaccgttagtgaaaccacaacaagcccaaacgtatacaaattgtattgttggcacttcagaaaacgaagataaaaagatgacaaggtggtcggattcctccagtaaacagcttagagcacgtcaaaaggtggggtgtgattaatatatgcccacaaaacagacagagctcttaattcatgcggtcagatcctaaaaaggaatgaatccttagataggataagattaactttccttagtcgaggtctaaccccgagaaatagaagccgcagacacatctcccccccccttttttggggaaatgaagagtgtctttgagaacctcgaatggacttctgactaacactgctgagatagaacttcaaagccctgattgcccaaagaagtttatcctcatcttcatgactaccagtttaagaaaacttggaaacttgaaggtagaagccataaagaggacttgatattaagcaaggaatcctggctgacacaacaaagtgaaaacgacaatagatccaactggaattggtcgtattcaacagaaaaagcatgaatttcacttctccgtatggtaaaagccataataagaaggaaaaccgtcttaaaattatattggaactgttaataagcctgatgaaaaaggttcatagggagctcattaagcatcccaacatgttacacaagtcaaaaccgcttaagaaggtaaaggaacgaaaaacatagtgttgacgttccatagtttggatcagttccaaaataggtaagacagcacagagttgctatgacttacacaaaacaaggtatacgaaagcataatctctatcctttgatgaagaaaagaacaaatttcttatcatcaagaaaaagatgagaaaaacctctatgtatctagcagagtgattaaggtaataactatgctctcaattacccagtaaaaaaaatgaatttccatagaacctttatacagttctgatggaattatccttgcacaagtaacaaggattgaaactctaacagaaaaacgttcttctgtagagataactaaaagttattaatggccagacatgaagtggcacatgtttggatcagtaaaaatatgtctcagtgagatatgatatttgacctgtgaagaagtttcctgaaaataattgtacaggagacttaaaaggtcgtagaaccataatcccatggttcattaagtatatttcatgaaatcatggcaaaaactcagttattgcaaaaactcaccaagaaggcaagatattccagtttatgtcaatggacgaatgtataacaatcgcacacactgctggatcgatttctgtgaactgcattgttgacgttgttcagcataccggtatacactgcgatatacgatcgcataacgctaataactagcgtttgatgataaacaacattctttgatatactatgtacaccatgcaactcgtctgcaacttcactgccgcgcatgcgcaattacattattgaacccaacggaaaaataattcgaaagaaagaactgcaggacaaaaacgtccaacagggcgttgagacgaactggtatgagaaagacgatagagaaaatttgttgttcttgcaaagaacgaataagttcctgatttccagttacaaggagtgataatatgatcacctccgtgtctgtaagtaaaccacgaccgatgtgtgatagttgaaaccatcacaaaggaatcgtgaaaatgtgttgtaaatgaaaaacagctaaaaagaattttcgcttttcaagatgtagatgtgcaggtgatattcgttaggataccacataattaagaaaatcaagatacgttgttctatgtgatcgtccataaccttatctgctcacatctgtataagatgtaaggaaggttgtggtagaataaactatattcttgccaagataatcttctagtctagacaccactgaatagtggtaaataattacaaaaagatggaaatctgtgtcattaaataatcccgagattaatataattatcttaaaaataaagctgaaacggacgtaagaaaagacgtctcagcagaaggaccggtgaccggaccggtaaataccgaccggtgaccggaaccatttgtcaaggatgggtgggcaaagaaaccacggcaagccgaactttcccactccaaacacacttgaaaattggtagaataggacagtgtttaacactttataagtttatgacctatctacagaatatagcctcttcttgaaccaataacaggcgcctttaaaatcctggataatacagatcgcgaagtcatcgatttgcgaagtacggaaatatgattgatagtggtacctccggaatcggaggtgtgatggcagaaaaaggtgaaaaccctaggggtaaccttaagcgggtccacgcttgccggtagaatgcatggaagtcttaaattctgacttgattaatccatttacttcaagacttctaaccgagacgaattccgaaaggaatacgaccagttataggaagacggcctgttatggccagaagtgtaatagaagaataactttaagatgaggtccctccagatcctaggatctaagatctgagttcaataggtcctaagccatctacaagactgtagccgctatgcggtcaatctgataggcaatcctatgtatcagaactcttgttgattccagtagcttgaaaatatgcactgccgtaggagcaatagaaaagcagaagtcgatacaaatgtcgtcttgctaatcctgctagcgtcattaatgtgtcccaactgttccgtgacactgactgcaaagtctgtagccgacaggtaaaggcggttaaaacaattaatccttcgggtctcgaacataaattaatagaggtcaactagtaatgttcgacctcaatgctagtctccgagcccacttcagccgatctatctgcaagaccagcagtctgcatgtagccggttgagatagaagtacaaataacagatatagcataaTTTgataaccgtcgccagtagaacatcagtattgaaaaacacaaaaagtcatgtagattgttgaatccataaaatatagtattcaatacaatcatagccaggggtatacaactatgtaatgtagacgatacccgtgatactaaaaattgaccgatgaaaacacagcggaataccggtaattggtaagtggtgaccgaaccggaccggtcaatgaccggtaactgtagcccggtgaacggaccagtcataatatgaccggtgacgttaccagttaaagaccgaaaaatggtggaatccatatggtctgttatcaatgtcaagcactgctcggaaaagaagatcatgccaaaaaaatccaatccgatggcgatgagacatcacttattctgaccggtgatcagtgatcggtgatatgaccgatgaatggtgaccgatgtccggtgatcgggaccggtataatataactgcgtcagaatggaaatatctggtgcagaagaatgaccatccacgaagtcatctgataatgttaaccggaaaacaacggtagattatcagtattaataggcataagtgtccttgtagtcgtagtggagaaaagaacagcttatcccgaagcctgaatgttaaacgaactagtgttcgtatacaactacggctcggtgactgcaacatgtgtggatgccataagaagaaccatcacacgtggaatggagacatgatattcctaaaggaataaaatggagaacgtcgatatgaccagtaggttcattaacgcctacgtgagaagtggcgacatccatataacttcgatgccgaaatattgttcggctacgctggaaatattgtcttctacaatattgtctccgtgagcattgacatgatcgcttacgagcgtatcaacgccgagaactgctcaatgaaggagaggtatgttcgataactatccaggggtgctcaatgcagtccgctgatgtctacgtgaaggttgacgacgtcctcgttttctgcgatgtcgagatctggatcggccgagatgtggatcggctgcgatgagaccgagatcttctagaataacgtctccgtgagtgacgacgtgatcgcttacgagagccgcgacgatgagaactgctcgacgaagaagagcgtgtccgatgtctaatccttgatgaagacgatgtattcaacgaagaataggagaataattcaatgaagaagaccgagttcttcttcttgaccggtgactggtgttatcggtggcaggcctaactgatgactgttgaccggtgaccggagcggtgatcaatgaccggaccggaccgttgacatgaccggaccggtgacatgaccggaccggtgacatgaccggtgaccggaccggaccggtgacatgaccggtgaccggaccggtgacatgaccggtgaccggaccggaccggtgaccggaccggaccggtgatcaatgaccggaccggtgaccggaccggacaggtgaccggaccggtgacatgaccggtgaccggaccggaccggtgacatgaccggtgaccggaccggtgacatgaccggtgaccggaccggtgaccggaccggaccggtgatcaatgaccggaccggtgaccggaccggaccggtgaccggaccggaccggtgatcaatgaccggaccggtgacatgaccggtgaccggaccggaccggtgaccggaccggaccggtgaccggaccggtgatcaatgaccggaccggaccggtgacatgaccggtgaccggaccggccggtcagacgtcgatcaatggtccgtgatcaacgtccccggtgacgtaccggtcatatcatgaccagtgttgtcaccggataatgaccgtatggcggatgccaaatggtccggcattggtcgatgtccttgaccaatgccatcgggcaaagaccggctgacgggtgtcgccatatggtctgatgttgaccgactgtctaagagacttagcatagtacggtcgcgatcgtgcccgatacccggtgactgatactgcaactatcatccatgatctgcgaagtcaccgggtatttatccactcttgtttctgcgaccatcatgtagtcgaatatatgaaaaacaagagcaaagcatattcaaccataaactggtcacagaccagattatcatacggcacataaaatcattatttgaccataatgaaaattataataatactgccgtagatcataaattaaacaaaagtttaattcaaaacagatgaaaaataaaatgacgatcaattagattgtcatacggaacgttaaaatcattattgcacacaatggcaaatgataaacaatctgtcaatagaagaacacgctttgcacgatctcgtaacacattagaagcacatgctttgcacgttctagcaatgtattagaagagcacgttttgcacgcggtcgttcgcgcctgaaaacacccagcatggtagaaataaaccattgttcgataaaaacaagctggcttaccttttacaaatgaaacaaaatccattaaatccacacaaattaatccgaatgagaaataaaaagataaataacacaatttatctattcaaaaccccaatcaaccaagtgaaaaacaatattttaattcagagccgtaaaagacacgtatacacctggttgatccgtaaagaatattgagggttggttaccgatttttggctaggttgcattgcattatgtttaacctggcctgtattacggtattgaggtggcggattcccagttaaaattccggatgagttatttccccttggaaagtatacgcatacgataacaggtcagtatttatgacattaaaactgcACACTAGAACTACAAGACaaccgactttagccacaagactaccgactacagtcactagaacgcagccaactgccattacagcgcagactactgccctaagactgcacactagaaccacaagactaccgactttagccacaagactaccgacttcagtcactagaacgcagcccactgccattatagcgcagactactgccctaagactgcacactagaaccacaagactaccgactttagccacaagactaccgactacagtcactagaacgcagtcCATTGCCATTatagcgcagactactgccctaagactgcacactagaaccacaagactaccgactttagccacaagactaccgactacagtcactagaacgcagccaactgccattacagcgcagactactgccctaagactgcacactagaaccacaagactaccgcctttagccacaagactaccgactacaatcactagaacgcagcccactgccattacagcgcagactactgccctaagactgcacactagaaccacaagactaccgactttagccacaagactaccgactacagtcactagaacgcagcccactgccattacagcgcagactactgccctaagactgcacacaagaaccacaagactaccgactttagacacaagactaccgactaagtcactagaacgcagcccactgccattatagcgcagactactgccctaagactgcacactagaaccacaagattaccgactttagccacaagactaccgactacagtcactagaacgcagtcCACTGCCATTatagcgcagactactgccctaagactgcacactagaaccacaagactaccgactttagccacaagactaccgactacagtcactagaacgcagccaactgccattacagcgcagactactgccctatgactgcacactagaaccacaagactaccgcctttagccacaagactaccgactacaatcactagaacgcagcccactgccattacagcgcagactactgccctaagactgcacactagaaccacaagactaccgactttagccacaagactaccgaatacagtcactagaacgcagcccactgtcattacagcgcagactactgccctaagactgcacactagaaccacaagactaccgactttagccacaagactacagactacagtcactagaacacagcccactgccattacagcgcagactactgcccttagactgcacactagaaccacaaaactaccgactttagccacaagactaccgactacaaGCACTAGAACGCAGcgcactgccattacagcgcagactactgccctaagactgcacactagaaccacaagactaccgactttagccacaagactaccgactacagtcactagaacgcagcccactgccataacagcgcagactactgccctaagactgcacactagaaccactagactaccgactttagccacaagactaccgactacagtcactagaacgcagcccactgccatttcagcgcagactactgccctaagactgcacactagaaccacaagactaccgactttagccacaagacaacagactacagtcactagaacgcagcccactgccattacagcgcagactactgccctaagactgcacactagaaccacaagactaccgactttagacacaagactaccgacttcaGTCACTAGAAcacagcccactgccattacagcgcagactactgccctaagactgcataccagaaccacaagactaccgactttagccacaagactaccgactacagtcactagaacgcagcccactgccattacagcgtagactactgccctaagactgcacactagaaccacaagactaccgactttagccacaagactaccgactacagtcactagaacgcagacCACTGCCAtaacagcgcagactactgccctaagactgcacactagaaccacaagactaccgactttagccacaagacgaccgactacagtcactagaacgcagcccactgtcattacagcgcagactactgccctaagactgcacactagaaccacaagactaccgactttagccacaagactacagactacagtcactagaacacagcccactgccattacagcgcagactactgccctaagactgcacactagaaccacaaaactaccgactttagccacaagactaccgactacaaGAACTTGAACgtagcccactgccattacagcgcagactactgccctaagactgcacactagaaccacaagactaccgactttagccacaagactaccgactacagtcactagaacgcaccGCACTGCCATttcagcgcagactactgccctaagactgcacactagaaccacaagactaccgacttgagccacaagactaccgactacagtcactagaacgcagcccactgccattacagcgcagactactgccctaagactgcacactagaaccactagactaccgactttagccacaagactaccgactacaattactagaacgcagcccactgccattacagcgcagactactgccctaagactgcacactagaaccacaagactaccgactttagccacaagactaccgactacagtcactagaacgcagcccactgccattacagcgcagactactgccctaagactgcacactagaaccacaagactaccgactttagccacaagactaccgactacagtcactagaacgcagcccactgccattacagcgcagacaactgccctaagactgcacactagaaccacaagactaccgactttagccacaagactaccgactacagtcactagaatgcagcccactgccattacagcgcagactactgccctaagactgcacactagaaccacaagactaccgactttagccacaagactaccgactacagtcactagaacgcagcccactgccattacagcgcagactactaccctaagactgcacactagaaccacaagactaccgactttagccacaagactaccgactacagtcactagaacgcagcccactgccataacagcgcagactactgccctaagactgcacacaagaaccacaagactaccgactttagccacaagactaccgactacagtcactcgaacgcagcccactgccattacagcgcagactactgccctaagactgcacaccagaaccacaagactaccgactttagccacaagactaccgactacagtcactagaacgtagcccactgccattacagtgCAGACTACGGCCCTAAGACtacacactagaaccacaagactaccgactttagccacaagactaccgactacagtcactagaacgcagcccactgccattacagcgcagactactgccctaaaaCTGCACACTAtcaccacaagactaccgactttagccataagactaccgactacagtcactagaacgcagcccacagccattacagcgcagactacagccctaagactgcacactagaaccacaagactaccgactttagccacaagactgCCGAcaacagtcactagaacgcagcccacagccattacagcgcagactacagCCCTAAGACTGCAGACTAGAGCCACAAGACTACCAACTTCAGCCACAAAACTACCGATTACAGCCACAACAGTGCAGACTACAACCCCAAATTCCATATGTTAGTATGCACGTATTACTTATCTTTTATTGTGTTTGTCATCCATTCTCGTCTGCATCAAGCTCAAACTCGGTCTACCTATGAGTGGTTGCTGTCAACTGCTGGTTCTGGTTTTGGACAGGAATTTCTGAAAATAGCAAATCATCATCATACGCATCATTttcatcagcagcagcaaaatcatcatcatcagcagcattaaaatcatcatcatccacatACAGCCACAGGACTACCGAGTACATCCACAAGACTATACCGACTACAACCACTTAACGAacagcattaagcccagtttttacagGATGCAGCTCTAtttataatacaatgtatttttatgtaaaaaagcgTCACGTCATTAATGCAAAGGTAGATAATGCATATGTTCATAATCATTTACTAgaataaaacatgtgtaaaaGTTATCCCTTTCCAGTGATGATATAAAGCGTAATGGTAATGAACTTTTTTTAATGCTCATGGATATCCTAAAATAATTGAGCACTTTTAAAAGAGATCATGACACTTTTACATGTAGTCGAAATGCGGTGCTAAGAATGTTCACGTGACACATTGatttaataaattgttatatCGCAATAATCGTATTAACGTTTGTCGCGGACATCACGTAATATTCTGTCACGATGAACTTACGCTGGTTTCTTCACTTGCAGTCTGCGGATGAATGAAGTCTACAGCTTCCTTGGAGAACCCGTCGAAGTCGGCGTCCTTTACGCTCCAGGGGCCCTCCAACACCATCTGCAGCACTTCCAGCTCCGAGGCGCCCCGGAAAGTGCTGTTGTGTCGACTATCTGCGCAAAACTATGCGTGTAATAAAGATTTCAAATATCAATAAAATGCGATCTCTATGCAAATTGCCGTAACAGCCCTTATCACGTATTTGTAGTGAagagaagcttcccataaagtttcaatgaattccggtcattagttgccgagaaatagcccggacaaaaatccGGACggacacacacggacagacaaagcggcgactatatgctcaccCTTATCACACCATGTACAAAATGCtcttctctcattggctgtttgacgtcacatgctgacTCCATATATTGTATTCCAATCGGGTACAATTtgctttaaatacttttaaaaacaatagaATAACGCTACGTAGCCTGCAGCTTAGCTTAATGTAACCTGACAACATCAATAACAGATGGCTTAAAATATACTTTCACAACAGCACGAGTTAACCTTTAAATTGAGAAATCTGTGGATTAAGACAGTTTTTAAAACTGGTCACATTTACCAAAAAGGTGTAAAGTAGCACTCTTAATTGATATGCCTAGGTACATTTATAAATAACTGGCGGAAAACGTTATCCTTTTACAGACAAAAGTCTGCCTGCCAACAGGAAGTTGTAAACTAAGGAAATAAATTCTCAAAATTGATTCTAGCCTGTTTATGTAATTCTATTGaatattcattaaatttaactGGTCAGCAATAATTATTATGTGATCAGGCTAGACTGGACAACAATTTGGGAGGAAAACAGCGAGTTATACATGAAGACATTTGGCCATTTGGGGTAAGAAATTCATAATAATAGTTTACACTATTCAACAAGATTGAGTGACACTGGGTATAACATcgataaatatacaaatatttgacATTGTGATCACTAATAGTAACGAAAATAAGTATTTTACATTCCTTTTTCAGGATTTTTCCTGAaaatttgttattgttatataatgttcTTGAATTaaattttttccataattttagt encodes:
- the LOC127854624 gene encoding uncharacterized protein LOC127854624, translated to MEFGVVVCTVVAVIGSFVAEVGSLVALVCSLRAVVCAVMAVGCVLVTVVGSLVAKVGSLVVLVCSLRAVVCAVMAVGCVLVTVVGSLMAKVGSLVVIVCSFRAVVCAVMAVGCVLVTVVGSLVAKVGSLVVLVCSLRAVVCTVMAVGYVLVTVVGSLVAKVGSLVVLVCSLRAVVCAVMAVGCVRVTVVGSLVAKVGSLVVLVCSLRAVVCAVMAVGCVLVTVVGSLVAKVGSLVVLVCSLRVVVCAVMAVGCVLVTVVGSLVAKVGSLVVLVCSLRAVVCAVMAVGCILVTVVGSLVAKVGSLVVLVCSLRAVVCAVMAVGCVLVTVVGSLVAKVGSLVVLVCSLRAVVCAVMAVGCVLVTVVGSLVAKVGSLVVLVCSLRAVVCAVMAVGCVLVIVVGSLVAKVGSLVVLVCSLRAVVCAVMAVGCVLVTVVGSLVAQVGSLVVLVCSLRAVVCAEMAVRCVLVTVVGSLVAKVGSLVVLVCSLRAVVCAVMAVGYVQVLVVGSLVAKVGSFVVLVCSLRAVVCAVMAVGCVLVTVVCSLVAKVGSLVVLVCSLRAVVCAVMTVGCVLVTVVGRLVAKVGSLVVLVCSLRAVVCAVMAVVCVLVTVVGSLVAKVGSLVVLVCSLRAVVYAVMAVGCVLVTVVGSLVAKVGSLVVLVCSLRAVVCAVMAVGCVLVTEVGSLVSKVGSLVVLVCSLRAVVCAVMAVGCVLVTVVCCLVAKVGSLVVLVCSLRAVVCAEMAVGCVLVTVVGSLVAKVGSLVVLVCSLRAVVCAVMAVGCVLVTVVGSLVAKVGSLVVLVCSLRAVVCAVMAVRCVLVLVVVCSLRAVVCAVVAVGCVLVTVVGSLVDVYSVITSAFETITTPEDGVEVLDIFIHLSGREAIKCTIDKKTVGVYSMFNEERNTVKELTQKSIPQPPFLHSRHNSTFRGASELEVLQMVFVGPWSVKDADFDGFSKEAVDFIHPQTASEETSNRQLTAATHMQTEFELDADENG